A window from Hoeflea sp. IMCC20628 encodes these proteins:
- a CDS encoding YetF domain-containing protein, with translation MENPIFFDDWAGIGRILITGVLAYAALIVMLRTSGKRTLSKFNAFDFIVTICLGSMLSSIIITKSVPLAEGIVGLALLIVLQFGITWLSVRSRTFETLIKSNPTLLVHRGAYQDKALRAERVSKEEILAALHANGLAEMSDLHSVVLETDGSLNVFKAV, from the coding sequence ATGGAAAATCCGATATTTTTTGACGACTGGGCCGGTATTGGCCGGATTCTGATCACCGGGGTTCTGGCCTATGCGGCGCTTATCGTGATGCTGCGGACCTCCGGCAAGCGGACATTGAGCAAATTCAATGCCTTTGATTTCATTGTCACCATCTGCCTGGGGTCGATGCTGTCCTCGATCATCATCACCAAATCGGTGCCGCTGGCTGAAGGCATTGTCGGGCTGGCACTGCTGATTGTGCTGCAGTTCGGCATCACCTGGCTGTCGGTGCGCTCGCGGACATTCGAGACGCTGATCAAGAGCAATCCGACGCTGCTGGTGCATCGCGGCGCCTATCAGGACAAGGCGCTGCGCGCCGAGCGGGTGTCGAAAGAAGAGATTCTTGCAGCGTTGCACGCCAATGGCCTGGCAGAGATGTCGGATCTGCATTCGGTGGTGCTGGAGACCGATGGCTCGCTGAACGTCTTCAAAGCCGTCTGA
- a CDS encoding TRAP transporter large permease, whose translation MLLTLLFVMVFALIMLGVPVAIALAGSSAVFILLDGHVPGLVVAHRMINGVDSFPLLAVPFFILAGNLMNTAGITERIFDFAKAMIGWLPGGLGHVNIGASVIFAGMSGAAVADAGGLGAIEIKAMRDANYDPGFAVGITAASSTIGPIIPPSLPMVIYGVVAGASIGQLFAAGFIPGMLMAVALMIMVAFYARRYKYPRDQAFRFSVLGHAFIRAFLSLLTPVIIVGGILSGAFTPTEAAIAACAWALILGLFVYRTLTIRRFLKVSMDTIETTSVVLFIVAAASIFAWILTSNRVPEHFAALILGVSENPIIILLLINIILLIVGCFMETVAAITILVPVLLPIAVHIGIDPVHFGVILVLNLMIGLLTPPVGMVLYVLSRVSKVPFERCVTATAPFLIPLFAVLMLVTFFPIFTMWLPTLIYR comes from the coding sequence ATGCTTCTGACCCTGCTTTTCGTCATGGTTTTCGCGCTGATCATGCTCGGTGTCCCGGTCGCCATCGCGCTGGCCGGCTCCTCGGCCGTGTTCATCCTGCTTGACGGCCACGTACCCGGCCTTGTCGTGGCGCACCGCATGATCAATGGCGTCGATTCCTTTCCGCTGTTGGCCGTGCCGTTCTTCATCCTCGCCGGCAACCTGATGAACACCGCCGGCATCACCGAGCGCATTTTCGATTTCGCCAAGGCGATGATCGGCTGGCTGCCGGGCGGACTCGGCCACGTCAATATCGGCGCCTCGGTTATCTTTGCCGGCATGTCGGGGGCCGCCGTCGCTGACGCAGGCGGGCTCGGCGCCATCGAAATCAAGGCCATGCGTGACGCCAATTACGATCCGGGCTTTGCTGTCGGCATCACCGCTGCGTCCTCCACCATCGGTCCGATCATCCCGCCATCGCTGCCAATGGTGATCTATGGTGTCGTTGCTGGCGCTTCCATCGGTCAGCTGTTTGCCGCAGGCTTCATTCCTGGCATGCTGATGGCCGTCGCGCTGATGATCATGGTCGCCTTCTACGCCCGCCGCTACAAGTACCCTCGCGATCAGGCGTTCCGCTTTTCAGTCCTGGGTCATGCCTTCATCCGCGCATTCCTGTCACTGCTTACGCCGGTGATCATTGTCGGCGGCATCCTCTCGGGCGCCTTCACCCCGACGGAAGCTGCCATTGCCGCCTGCGCCTGGGCGCTGATCCTCGGATTGTTCGTCTACCGCACGCTGACCATCAGGCGCTTCCTGAAGGTCTCGATGGACACCATCGAGACCACCTCCGTGGTGCTGTTCATCGTCGCCGCCGCATCTATCTTTGCTTGGATCCTGACCTCAAACCGGGTGCCGGAGCATTTCGCCGCGCTGATCCTCGGGGTGTCGGAAAATCCGATCATCATCTTGCTGCTGATCAACATCATCCTGCTCATTGTCGGCTGTTTCATGGAAACCGTTGCCGCCATCACCATTCTGGTGCCGGTATTGCTGCCAATTGCCGTGCATATCGGTATCGACCCGGTTCATTTCGGTGTCATTCTCGTGCTCAACCTGATGATCGGCCTGCTTACCCCACCAGTCGGCATGGTGCTCTATGTGCTCTCGCGGGTCTCGAAAGTACCATTCGAACGCTGCGTTACCGCCACCGCCCCATTCCTGATTCCGCTTTTTGCGGTACTGATGCTGGTGACATTCTTTCCGATCTTCACCATGTGGCTGCCGACACTGATCTATCGCTGA
- a CDS encoding lytic murein transglycosylase, which translates to MTSKITLALLLSSILATPALAQAPACGGNFAQFLEGVRAEAVGRGISDEVATKALRRATVDNKVLSRDRAQGVFRQTFLEFSQRSVSSNRMQVGAKKMKQYASTFARAEAEYGVPAAVITAFWGLETDFGAVQGDFNTLNALATLAHDCRRPELFRPQLLAAVEMVGHGDLDPTGTTGAWAGEIGQVQMLPKDILAYGIDGDGDGHVNLKKSSEDAIMTAARFIQALGWRAGEPWLAEVSLPKDAFPFEKSGLGQGMKLSDWTSLGVGFRNGAPTSQNLAADLVLPQGRNGPAFLVFPNFSIYLEWNQSFIYTTSAAYFATRLAGAKPYDAGNPGDGLGDIAMKQLQQKLAALGHDVGKIDGILGGGTRAAVRAEQLRLGLPADGWPDQTLLGRL; encoded by the coding sequence ATGACATCAAAAATCACCCTCGCCCTTCTTCTCTCAAGCATTCTGGCGACGCCGGCGCTGGCGCAAGCGCCCGCCTGCGGCGGCAATTTCGCGCAATTCCTTGAGGGCGTAAGAGCCGAAGCGGTGGGCCGTGGCATCAGCGACGAGGTTGCCACCAAGGCTTTGCGTCGGGCGACTGTCGACAACAAGGTGTTGTCGCGCGACCGGGCACAGGGTGTGTTCCGGCAGACATTTCTCGAGTTTTCCCAGCGCTCCGTCAGCTCCAACCGCATGCAGGTCGGCGCCAAGAAAATGAAACAATACGCCAGCACCTTTGCGCGTGCCGAAGCCGAATATGGCGTGCCTGCCGCGGTGATCACAGCTTTCTGGGGACTGGAAACAGATTTTGGCGCGGTGCAGGGCGATTTCAACACATTGAATGCGCTGGCGACGCTGGCGCATGACTGCCGCCGGCCTGAACTGTTCCGGCCGCAACTTCTCGCTGCCGTCGAAATGGTTGGCCATGGCGACCTTGATCCAACAGGCACCACCGGCGCCTGGGCCGGCGAAATAGGCCAGGTGCAGATGCTGCCCAAGGACATCCTTGCCTATGGCATCGATGGCGATGGCGACGGACATGTCAATCTCAAGAAGTCGTCGGAAGACGCCATCATGACCGCCGCCAGGTTTATCCAGGCGCTCGGCTGGCGTGCCGGCGAGCCATGGCTGGCAGAAGTCTCACTGCCCAAGGATGCCTTCCCCTTTGAGAAATCCGGGCTTGGACAAGGCATGAAGCTCAGCGACTGGACAAGTCTGGGCGTCGGCTTCCGCAACGGCGCGCCGACCTCGCAAAACCTGGCGGCAGATCTGGTGCTGCCGCAGGGCCGCAATGGCCCGGCGTTCCTGGTGTTTCCGAATTTCTCGATCTATCTCGAATGGAACCAGAGCTTCATCTACACCACATCGGCCGCCTATTTTGCCACCCGGCTTGCCGGCGCGAAGCCCTATGATGCAGGCAACCCCGGCGACGGGCTTGGGGATATAGCGATGAAGCAATTGCAGCAAAAGCTTGCTGCCCTGGGCCATGATGTCGGCAAGATCGACGGCATTCTGGGCGGCGGCACCCGCGCTGCGGTGCGTGCCGAACAGCTTCGCCTCGGCCTTCCTGCCGATGGCTGGCCGGACCAGACGCTACTCGGCCGGCTTTGA
- a CDS encoding DMT family transporter: MPHTANRSMDLATWGLLVLLGFIWGGSFFFGRIAVQHVPPMTLVLFRVGLAAIALHLAFGRVPGFYQTLSNRWRELLIMGLINNAIPFTLIFLGQTEIGSGLASILNATTPVWAVLVAQVLTTDEKITPAKLIGCGLGLAGMVLLIGPSALGLTDSPLWAMLAVVGAAVSYGFAATFGKRFKGVSPRITATGQLTASSLIMLPLALVVDQPWTLPVPPINVMAAILALALVSTAFAYIVFFRILSVAGATSASLVTLLVPPAAILLGILFLGETLSLTEALGLGLIALGLLSLDNRLAIKRSR, translated from the coding sequence ATGCCCCACACAGCCAATCGTTCCATGGATCTCGCCACATGGGGCCTGCTCGTCCTGCTTGGCTTCATCTGGGGCGGGTCGTTCTTCTTTGGCCGCATCGCCGTACAGCATGTGCCGCCGATGACGCTGGTGCTGTTTCGGGTCGGTCTCGCAGCAATTGCACTGCATCTGGCTTTTGGCCGCGTGCCTGGCTTCTATCAGACATTGTCCAACCGCTGGCGCGAATTGCTGATCATGGGCCTGATCAACAACGCCATTCCCTTTACCCTGATCTTCCTCGGCCAGACCGAGATCGGCTCGGGCCTGGCGTCGATTCTCAATGCCACAACGCCGGTTTGGGCGGTCCTGGTGGCGCAGGTCCTGACAACGGACGAAAAAATCACTCCCGCCAAGCTGATCGGCTGCGGCCTTGGGCTTGCCGGCATGGTTCTGCTCATCGGCCCCTCGGCGCTGGGGCTTACCGACAGTCCGCTATGGGCCATGCTCGCCGTGGTCGGAGCTGCCGTCTCCTATGGCTTTGCCGCCACCTTCGGCAAGCGCTTCAAGGGCGTCTCACCGCGGATCACCGCCACAGGGCAATTGACCGCTTCGAGCCTGATCATGCTGCCCTTGGCGCTTGTCGTTGATCAGCCCTGGACCCTGCCGGTGCCGCCTATCAACGTGATGGCCGCCATCCTGGCGCTAGCCCTGGTCTCCACCGCCTTCGCCTATATCGTCTTCTTCCGGATTTTAAGTGTCGCCGGCGCCACCTCCGCCTCGCTGGTGACGCTTCTGGTTCCGCCGGCTGCTATCCTGCTCGGCATCCTGTTTCTTGGCGAAACCCTGTCGCTCACCGAAGCGCTTGGTCTCGGCCTGATTGCACTGGGGCTATTGTCACTGGACAATCGGCTGGCCATAAAGCGTTCACGATAG
- a CDS encoding sialic acid TRAP transporter substrate-binding protein SiaP: MKTKDIALAALASTMLTATSVPAFAAPTTLKWAHVYESSEPYHTCAVAASDMLSKATEDRYNIEVFPASSLGKEVDINEGLGLGTVDIIYTGQLFAGRSYGPIAIGGAPFMFRDFDHWDKYRNSELFGEMSKGYEDASGNHITSMTYYGQRHVTSNVEIKAPADMEGLKIRVPNAPLYMMFPLAVGANPTPIAFAEVYLALQQGTVDAQENPLPTIQAKKFYEVQKFITLTGHISDALMTIVGGPTWGSMSAEDQAALDTVLDETAVCASDQIIQKEKDLVQWFKDNGVTVNEVDRTPFREATMKLHNGPDATWDQATYDKLQAIK; the protein is encoded by the coding sequence ATGAAAACGAAAGATATCGCACTTGCCGCACTGGCCTCGACAATGCTGACGGCGACGTCCGTCCCCGCATTTGCCGCGCCAACCACGCTGAAATGGGCGCATGTCTATGAATCCAGCGAGCCATATCACACCTGCGCCGTAGCGGCGTCCGATATGCTGTCGAAGGCAACCGAAGACCGCTACAACATCGAGGTGTTTCCGGCCTCGTCGCTGGGTAAGGAAGTCGACATCAATGAAGGCCTCGGGCTCGGCACCGTAGACATCATCTACACCGGCCAGCTGTTTGCCGGCCGCTCCTATGGGCCGATCGCCATCGGCGGCGCGCCATTCATGTTCCGCGACTTCGATCACTGGGACAAGTACCGCAATTCCGAGCTCTTCGGCGAAATGTCGAAGGGCTATGAAGATGCTTCGGGCAACCACATCACCTCGATGACCTATTACGGTCAGCGCCACGTCACCTCCAATGTCGAGATCAAGGCACCTGCGGACATGGAAGGCCTGAAGATCCGCGTCCCCAACGCGCCTCTCTACATGATGTTCCCGCTGGCTGTCGGCGCCAACCCGACGCCGATCGCCTTTGCAGAGGTCTATCTGGCTCTGCAGCAAGGCACCGTCGACGCCCAGGAAAACCCGCTGCCCACCATCCAGGCCAAGAAATTCTACGAGGTGCAAAAATTCATCACGCTGACCGGCCATATCAGCGATGCGCTGATGACCATCGTCGGCGGCCCGACCTGGGGCAGCATGAGCGCCGAGGATCAGGCAGCACTTGACACCGTGCTTGATGAGACAGCGGTTTGTGCCAGCGACCAGATCATCCAGAAGGAAAAGGATCTGGTGCAATGGTTCAAGGACAACGGCGTCACCGTCAACGAGGTTGACCGCACGCCGTTCCGTGAAGCCACGATGAAGCTGCACAATGGCCCTGACGCCACCTGGGACCAGGCCACCTACGACAAGCTGCAGGCCATCAAGTAA
- a CDS encoding alanine racemase, protein MQRFATGTDAALELRPDHPLYCFRPEVLKQDARQFMALFPGDTAYAVKTNGEPMVLKTLVEAGVKIFDVASPGEFKAVRAASKTAEMLYMHPVKAQSDIRLALEKYGIRVMSLDHEDEIAKVLRIVRALDLDPGSISIFVRLQTKGHAMYELSKKFGAAPGHAVELVQRLHKIGFKVGLCFHVGSQVEEAESYELALKSADWVRNRAGVPLVGLDVGGGFPAVYGHNPNRKVKPMPPLEELMGELRSNITEWAFDDMPLVAEPGRVVVARAFSLIVRVLLRKGKRLYINDGIWASLSDSWTGKITLPARFIPDPARRIRKGKPENVVPFKVCGATCDSVDILSRPFWLPETVDTGDWIEIGHIGAYSLSLRTRFNGFYPDDFVEVTTPFGGEGAPDGFASLETMAD, encoded by the coding sequence ATGCAACGATTCGCCACCGGTACCGACGCCGCACTCGAGCTCAGGCCGGACCATCCGCTTTACTGTTTCCGTCCCGAGGTTCTCAAGCAGGACGCACGCCAGTTCATGGCGCTGTTTCCGGGCGACACGGCCTATGCGGTGAAGACCAATGGCGAGCCGATGGTTCTCAAGACGCTTGTGGAAGCCGGCGTCAAGATCTTCGATGTGGCGTCACCGGGCGAGTTCAAGGCGGTGCGCGCCGCGTCGAAGACCGCCGAGATGCTTTACATGCACCCGGTCAAGGCGCAGTCGGATATCCGCCTGGCGCTGGAAAAATACGGCATCAGGGTGATGTCGCTCGACCATGAGGACGAAATCGCCAAGGTGCTCAGGATCGTCCGGGCGCTCGATCTCGATCCGGGCTCGATCAGCATTTTCGTGCGGCTGCAGACCAAGGGCCACGCGATGTATGAGCTGTCGAAGAAATTCGGCGCAGCACCCGGCCATGCGGTGGAACTGGTGCAGCGGCTCCACAAGATAGGCTTCAAGGTAGGGCTGTGCTTCCACGTCGGCAGCCAGGTGGAGGAGGCCGAATCCTACGAACTGGCGCTCAAGTCAGCCGACTGGGTGCGCAACCGCGCGGGTGTGCCGCTGGTCGGGCTCGATGTTGGCGGCGGCTTTCCTGCTGTCTATGGCCACAATCCCAACCGCAAGGTCAAGCCGATGCCGCCGCTTGAGGAGCTGATGGGCGAGCTTCGCTCCAACATCACCGAATGGGCGTTCGACGACATGCCGCTGGTGGCCGAGCCAGGCCGTGTGGTGGTGGCGCGTGCATTCTCGCTGATCGTGCGGGTGCTGCTGCGCAAGGGAAAGCGCCTCTACATCAATGACGGCATCTGGGCCTCGCTGTCGGACAGCTGGACCGGCAAGATCACCCTTCCGGCGCGGTTCATCCCCGATCCGGCACGGCGCATCCGCAAGGGCAAACCCGAAAACGTTGTGCCGTTCAAGGTTTGCGGCGCGACATGTGATTCCGTCGACATCCTGTCGCGGCCGTTCTGGCTGCCTGAAACTGTCGACACCGGAGACTGGATCGAAATCGGCCATATCGGTGCCTATTCGCTGTCGCTCAGAACCCGCTTCAACGGATTTTATCCCGATGATTTCGTCGAGGTGACGACACCGTTTGGCGGCGAAGGCGCACCCGATGGTTTTGCCAGCCTGGAGACGATGGCGGATTGA
- a CDS encoding TRAP transporter small permease, whose amino-acid sequence MSTKDKSTTESSIAKLIHEEDEDLSGFQVDDGLVLTVFWALAFVVFLQFFTRYVLNNSLGWTEEIARFLLIAVTFLGAVMAVRRESHIAVELAFRWLSRPVRKALQYFIDVVSIVFYGFMGFLCTQVAGRTQQKMVSLNFPKSSIYWFISACFLAMTIYALIVFWRHWRSGSSRLIDPETAKATGPTL is encoded by the coding sequence ATGTCAACAAAAGACAAATCCACAACTGAATCCTCGATCGCCAAACTGATCCATGAGGAGGACGAGGACCTGTCCGGTTTCCAGGTTGACGACGGTCTGGTGTTGACCGTGTTCTGGGCATTGGCCTTCGTCGTCTTTCTGCAGTTCTTCACCCGCTATGTGCTCAACAATTCGCTCGGCTGGACCGAAGAGATCGCCCGCTTCCTGTTGATCGCGGTGACCTTTCTCGGCGCCGTCATGGCGGTCCGCCGCGAAAGCCACATCGCCGTCGAACTGGCGTTCCGCTGGCTGTCGCGGCCGGTGCGCAAGGCACTGCAATATTTCATCGATGTCGTCTCAATCGTCTTTTACGGCTTCATGGGCTTTTTGTGCACCCAGGTGGCCGGCAGGACCCAGCAGAAGATGGTCTCGCTCAACTTTCCGAAATCGTCGATCTACTGGTTCATTTCAGCCTGCTTTCTGGCCATGACCATCTACGCGCTGATTGTTTTCTGGCGCCACTGGCGCTCGGGCAGCAGCCGATTGATCGACCCCGAAACCGCCAAGGCAACCGGCCCGACGCTTTGA
- a CDS encoding cation:proton antiporter → MEEQIVGAVETVGGVVDQAVHHGDHMVSIAIAVAIAALLGLGFMRLRQPPLVGFILAGLALGPTGLGVISTSENVSLLAEMGVVVLLFFIGMELSIKAFVLGLKQAVLVAGGQLIASMALAGVLAYVLDASLSETIILGFIIALSSTVVAMKMLDEMGELRGAPGRVAVGVLIAQDLAVVPMLILVSSLGGDGFDLGDVAFKMVVAVALLAGLLWWFGRHPKLKLPFAEAIEDNVDLLTIGSLALCFSAAALSGLAGLSPVYGAFLAGIVIGNSTLRSRIIPVIEPIQSILLVVFFLSIGLLIDLDYILANIWLVVATAFLVVGLKTALNIFLLRLTGADPKTALLAGLSMAQVGEFSFVLAAAGFASGAFGADLYRLAIAVTAISLLVSPVWFNLMERVEDLANEGLGSYKQALAQAYEDELDGVENVVWAARARYRALRFALYQRRARRATSAKPGEHVTAVPEAAEAVTDKPIMTASGSDSAEAPSQPPSINRAATGPLDETGQSAITHPKAASPKRRKASKPAE, encoded by the coding sequence ATGGAAGAACAAATTGTGGGTGCTGTCGAAACGGTGGGTGGTGTTGTCGATCAAGCCGTTCATCATGGTGATCATATGGTCTCGATCGCCATCGCGGTTGCCATCGCAGCGCTGCTCGGGCTTGGATTCATGCGTCTCAGGCAACCGCCGCTGGTCGGCTTTATCCTGGCCGGCCTGGCGCTTGGCCCGACTGGCCTGGGGGTGATTTCGACTTCTGAAAACGTCTCGCTGCTGGCTGAAATGGGCGTGGTTGTGCTGCTGTTCTTCATCGGCATGGAATTGTCGATCAAGGCCTTTGTGCTTGGTCTCAAACAGGCTGTGCTGGTGGCCGGCGGGCAATTGATCGCGTCAATGGCGCTGGCGGGGGTGCTGGCCTATGTGCTGGACGCCAGTCTGTCCGAAACCATTATTCTGGGCTTCATTATCGCGCTGTCGAGCACCGTTGTGGCGATGAAGATGCTCGACGAGATGGGCGAATTGCGCGGCGCGCCCGGGCGTGTCGCTGTGGGCGTGCTGATCGCACAGGATCTCGCGGTGGTGCCGATGTTGATTCTGGTGTCGAGTCTCGGCGGCGACGGATTCGATCTGGGTGATGTGGCCTTCAAGATGGTGGTTGCGGTGGCGCTGCTGGCCGGGCTGTTGTGGTGGTTCGGCCGCCACCCTAAACTCAAGCTGCCTTTTGCCGAAGCGATCGAGGACAATGTCGACCTTCTGACCATTGGCTCACTGGCATTGTGCTTTTCGGCCGCGGCGCTGTCCGGTCTGGCCGGGCTGTCGCCGGTCTATGGCGCGTTTCTGGCCGGTATCGTCATCGGCAACTCCACGCTTCGAAGCCGGATCATTCCGGTGATTGAACCGATCCAGAGCATTCTTCTGGTGGTGTTCTTCCTGTCGATCGGCTTGCTGATCGATCTCGATTACATTCTGGCAAATATCTGGCTTGTTGTGGCGACCGCATTCCTGGTGGTGGGATTGAAAACCGCGCTCAACATCTTTCTGCTGCGCCTTACCGGCGCGGATCCGAAGACGGCACTGTTGGCCGGCTTGTCGATGGCGCAGGTCGGCGAATTCTCTTTTGTGCTCGCGGCAGCAGGGTTTGCCTCGGGGGCTTTTGGCGCCGATCTCTACCGTCTGGCGATTGCGGTCACAGCGATCTCGCTTCTTGTCTCGCCGGTCTGGTTCAATCTGATGGAACGCGTAGAAGACCTCGCCAACGAAGGTCTGGGCTCCTACAAGCAAGCGCTGGCGCAGGCCTATGAGGATGAACTTGATGGAGTTGAGAACGTCGTCTGGGCGGCGAGGGCGCGATACCGCGCGCTTCGCTTTGCGCTCTATCAGCGTCGGGCGCGCCGCGCCACATCTGCCAAACCGGGTGAACACGTCACGGCAGTGCCTGAAGCGGCGGAAGCGGTCACTGACAAACCGATAATGACGGCCAGTGGTTCCGACAGCGCCGAGGCGCCATCACAGCCGCCATCAATCAACCGGGCGGCCACAGGGCCACTCGACGAGACCGGTCAATCGGCGATCACACACCCGAAGGCAGCTTCGCCCAAACGGCGGAAAGCCTCAAAGCCGGCCGAGTAG
- a CDS encoding GH25 family lysozyme — protein MKLTLMVLLAAGTVGLSGCSSTSLEDSLKPIGKSKQTASGPARNVVKLEAPGKGRYGDSDPVEFGKRHPDRYPVHGIDISKWQGEIDWNQVRKAGVAFAFMKATEGGDHTDSRYESYWRGARAAGIAHAPYHFYYFCRPAREQAAWFIANVSRESVQMPPVLDVEWNHASKNCTSRPDPETVRTEMKIWMDIVGAHYGKRPIIYTPVDFHRENLDGHFKGYQFWLRSVAAHPQDIYPDHPWTLWQYTGTGIMPGIKGNTDINAFAGTKTQWREWLRKYAR, from the coding sequence CTGAAACTGACCCTGATGGTGCTGCTTGCCGCTGGAACCGTCGGCTTGTCAGGCTGCAGTTCCACAAGTCTTGAAGACAGTCTTAAGCCGATCGGCAAGTCAAAGCAGACCGCGTCCGGACCGGCCCGTAACGTCGTCAAGTTGGAAGCGCCCGGAAAGGGCCGCTATGGCGACAGCGACCCGGTGGAATTCGGCAAACGCCACCCGGACCGCTACCCGGTCCACGGCATCGACATTTCCAAATGGCAGGGCGAGATTGACTGGAACCAGGTTCGCAAGGCCGGAGTAGCATTCGCCTTCATGAAGGCGACCGAGGGCGGCGATCATACCGACAGCCGCTACGAGAGCTATTGGCGCGGCGCCCGCGCCGCCGGGATCGCCCATGCGCCCTATCATTTCTATTACTTCTGCCGCCCGGCGCGCGAACAGGCCGCCTGGTTCATCGCCAATGTGTCGCGGGAATCGGTGCAGATGCCGCCGGTGCTCGATGTCGAGTGGAATCACGCCTCAAAGAACTGCACAAGCCGCCCTGATCCGGAAACCGTGCGCACCGAAATGAAAATCTGGATGGACATCGTCGGCGCCCATTACGGCAAGCGGCCGATCATCTACACCCCGGTCGATTTTCACCGCGAGAATCTTGACGGCCATTTCAAGGGCTATCAGTTCTGGCTGCGTTCGGTCGCCGCCCACCCGCAGGACATCTATCCCGACCACCCCTGGACCCTGTGGCAGTACACCGGCACCGGCATCATGCCCGGCATCAAGGGCAACACCGACATCAACGCCTTTGCCGGAACCAAGACCCAGTGGCGCGAATGGCTGAGGAAATACGCCCGCTAA
- a CDS encoding N-acetyltransferase, translating into MQTIKIRSSQADDMLSIERLYPDAFPDEDLLPLVRQLLTEEPGILSLVAQAGVTVVGHILFTTCGITASDIKAALLAPLAVAPKWQRQGVGTALIREGLEQLKPTGIAQVYVLGDPAYYGRSGFKPETGVAPPYPLPAQWREAWQSLNLDSTSAPDHGTLMLPEPWLQPALWRP; encoded by the coding sequence ATGCAAACCATCAAGATCCGCAGCAGCCAAGCGGATGATATGTTATCGATCGAACGGCTTTATCCCGATGCCTTCCCGGATGAGGATCTGTTGCCGCTGGTCAGGCAGCTATTGACGGAAGAGCCCGGCATTCTCTCGCTCGTTGCACAAGCAGGTGTCACAGTGGTGGGGCATATCCTGTTCACAACCTGTGGGATAACGGCCAGCGACATCAAAGCCGCCCTGCTCGCACCGCTCGCCGTCGCGCCGAAATGGCAGCGGCAGGGCGTTGGCACAGCGCTGATCCGCGAGGGACTGGAACAACTCAAGCCCACCGGTATCGCTCAAGTCTATGTGCTGGGCGATCCCGCCTATTACGGCCGCAGCGGCTTCAAACCGGAAACCGGGGTTGCACCACCCTATCCCTTGCCAGCACAATGGCGCGAAGCTTGGCAGTCGCTTAACCTCGACTCCACTTCAGCGCCGGATCATGGAACACTCATGCTCCCGGAGCCATGGCTGCAACCGGCCCTATGGAGGCCATGA